From one Sparus aurata chromosome 16, fSpaAur1.1, whole genome shotgun sequence genomic stretch:
- the ghsra gene encoding growth hormone secretagogue receptor a, whose translation MPSWPNLSECLSHNCSWEETHNTTRKFDLGLPPLNYYSIPLLTGITIACTLLFLVGVAGNVMTILVVSKYRDMRTTTNLYLCSMAVSDLLIFLCMPLDLYRMWRYRPWRFGDALCKLFQFVSESCTYSTILSITALSVERYLAICFPLRAKALVTKRRVRALILLLWTVSLLSAGPVFVMVGVERDSMWQGNLSWVVNGTGFFPEEGDTRECKMTHYAVESGLMGAMVWLSSVFFFMPVFCLTVLYSLIGRRLWQRHRETNINSRVAHREKSNRQTIKMLVVVVLAFVLCWLPFHVGRYLQFRSLDAPSPLLSLLSEYCSLVSVVLFYLSAAINPILYNIMSWKYRGAAARLFGLTDSQPPRGRTASTMKGDGSNGWTESTISF comes from the exons ATGCCATCTTGGCCAAATCTCTCGGAGTGCCTCTCCCATAACTGCAGCTGGGAGGAGACCCACAACACCACAAGGAAGTTTGACCTCGGCCTGCCTCCTCTCAACTACTACTCAATCCCTCTCCTCACAGGTATCACCATCGCCTGCACGCTGCTGTTTCTGGTCGGGGTGGCCGGTAATGTCATGACCATTTTGGTGGTCAGTAAGTACCGGGACATGCGCACAACCACCAACCTTTACCTGTGCAGCATGGCGGTATCCGACTTGCTCATCTTCCTCTGTATGCCGCTGGACCTCTACCGTATGTGGAGGTACAGGCCTTGGCGGTTTGGGGACGCGCTCTGCAAGCTCTTTCAGTTCGTGTCAGAGTCATGCACCTACTCCACCATCCTCAGCATCACCGCGCTGTCAGTGGAGAGATACCTGGCGATCTGTTTCCCGCTGCGTGCCAAAGCCTTGGTTACCAAAAGGCGGGTGCGCGCCCTCATTCTTCTACTCTGGACAGTGTCTCTGCTAAGCGCCGGACCTGTGTTTGTCATGGTGGGAGTGGAGCGTGACAGCATGTGGCAAGGAAATCTCAGCTGGGTAGTGAATGGGACTGGGTTCTTCCCTGAGGAGGGAGACACCCGGGAGTGTAAAATGACCCATTACGCAGTTGAGTCCGGCCTGATGGGGGCCATGGTGTGGCTGAGCTCTGTGTTCTTCTTCATGCCGGTGTTCTGTCTCACAGTGCTCTACAGCCTCATCGGTCGGCGGCTGTGGCAAAGACACCGAGAAACGAACATAAACTCCCGTGTGGCGCATCGGGAGAAAAGCAACAGACAGACCATCAAGATGTTGG tggtggtggtgttggccTTTGTCCTGTGCTGGCTGCCGTTCCATGTAGGACGCTACCTGCAGTTCCGTTCTCTGGACGCTCCATCCCCGCTGTTGTCTCTGTTGTCCGAGTACTGCAGCTTAGTGTCTGTAGTTCTCTTCTACCTGAGCGCCGCCATCAACCCCATCCTCTACAACATCATGTCCTGGAAATACCGGGGCGCTGCGGCGCGTCTCTTCGGCCTTACCGACAGCCAGCCGCCCCGAGGCCGCACAGCCAGCACCATGAAGGGAGACGGCTCGAACGGCTGGACGGAATCCACAATCAGCTTCTAA